The Entelurus aequoreus isolate RoL-2023_Sb linkage group LG04, RoL_Eaeq_v1.1, whole genome shotgun sequence nucleotide sequence gcccgacctcttaaaaggggagggggtgtcgcactaatatacaatgaaaactataatcttacacctaacctaaataataaatataactcgtttgaggtgttcactttgaggtttgtcacaccgctgcctctccacctggctgttatctaccgcccccctgggccctattcggacttcatcagtgaattctcagagtttgttgctgatctagtgacgcatgccgacaatataatcataatgggggactttaatatccatatgaataccccatcggaccctccatgcgtggcgctccagactataattgatagctgtggtcttacacaaataataaatgaacccacgcatcgcaacggtaatatgatagatctagtgcttgtcaggggtgtcaccacctctatagttacgatactcccgtacactaaagtaatgtccgatcattaccttataaaattcgaagttctgactcattgtcaacaaactaataataataataataactactatagcagccgcaacattaatgctgccacaacgacgactcttactgacctactggcttcggtaatggcaccattcccaaattatgtgggctctattgataacctcactaacaactttaatgacgccctgcgcgacaccattgatattgtagcaccgctaaagctaaaaagggcccctaaaaggcgtaccccatggtttacagaagaaactaaagcccagaaatgatcatgtagaaagctggaacgcaaatggcgtgcgactaaacttgaggttttccatcaagcatggtgtgatagtttaataacttataaacgcatgcttacctcagctaaagctaaatattactcaaatctcatccacctcaacaaaaatgatcctaaatttctgtttagtacagtagcatcgctaacccaacaagggacttctcccagtagctccacccactcagcagatgactttatgaatttctttaatacgaaaattgaagtcattagaaaagagattaaagacaatgcatctcagctacaactgggttctattaacacagatacgactgtatatacgacggataccgccctccaaaatagtttctctctctttgatgaaataacattggaggaattgtcaaaatgtgtaaatgggacaaaacaaacaacatgtttacttgacccaattcctgggaaacttatcaaggagctttttgtaatactaggtccatcagtgttaaatattataaacttatcactttcctctggcactgttcccctagcattcaaaaaagcggttattcatcctctactcaaaagacctaacctcgatcctgatctcctggtaaactaccggccggtgtcccaccttccgtttatctcgaaaatcctcgaaaaaattgtagcacagcagctaaatgaacacttagcgtctaacaatctctgtgaaccttttcagtccggtttcagggcaaatcactctacggagacagccctcgcaaaaatgactaatgatctattgctaacgatggattctgatgcttcatctatgttgctgcttcttgatcttagcgccgctttcgatactgttgatcataatattttattagagcgtatcaaaacgcgtattgggatgacagacttagccttgtcttaactcttatcttactgacaggatgcagtgtgtctcccataacaatgtgacctcggactatgttaaggtaacgtgcggagttccccagggtttggttcttggccctgcactctttagtatttacatgctgccgctaggtgacatcatacgcaaatacagtgttagctttcactgttatgctgatgacacccaactctacatgcccctaaagctgaccaacacgccggattgtagtcagctggaggcgtgtcttaatgaaattaaacaatggatgtctgctaactttttgcaactcaacgctaagaaaacggaaatgctgattatcggtcctgctcaacaccgacatctatttaataataccaccttaacatttgacaaccaaacaattaaacaaggtgactctgtaaagaatctgggtattatcttcgacccaactctctcgtttgagtcgcacattaagagtgttactaaaacggccttctttcatctccgtaatatcgctaaaattcgtcccattttgtccacaagcgatgctgagatcattatccatgcgttcgttacatctcgtctcgattactgtaacgttttattttcgggcctccctatgtctagcattaaaagattacagatggtacaaaatgcggctgctagacttttgacaaaaacaagaaagtttgatcatattacgcctatactggctcacttgcactggcttcctgtgcacctaagatgcgactttaaggttttactacttacgtataaaatactacacggtcaagctcctgcctatcttgccgattgtattgtaccatatgtcccggcaagaaatctgcgttcaaagaactccggcttattagtgattcccagagcccaaaaaaagtctgcgggctatagagcgttttctattcgggctccaatactatggaatgccctcccggtaaaagttagagatgctacctcagtagaagcatttaagtctcatcttaaaactcatttgtatactctagcctttaaatagactccctttttagaccagttgatctgccgtttcttttcttttcttttctactctgctcccaacccggggtggaccgctagcctgtccatcagatggggacatctctacgctgctgacccgtctccactcgggatggttcctgctggccccactatggactggactttcgctgatgtgttggactttcacaatattatgtcagacccactcgacatccattgctttcggtctcccctagaaggggggggggggggggggttacccacatatgcggtcctctccaaggtttatcatagtcattcacattgacgtcccactggggtgagttttccttgcccgtatgttggctctgtaccgaggatgtcgttgtggcttgtacagccctttgagacacttgtga carries:
- the LOC133647872 gene encoding uncharacterized protein LOC133647872, producing the protein YMLPLGDIIRKYSVSFHCYADDTQLYMPLKLTNTPDCSQLEACLNEIKQWMSANFLQLNAKKTEMLIIGPAQHRHLFNNTTLTFDNQTIKQGDSVKNLGIIFDPTLSFESHIKSVTKTAFFHLRNIAKIRPILSTSDAEIIIHAFVTSRLDYCNVLFSGLPMSSIKRLQMVQNAAARLLTKTRKFDHITPILAHLHWLPVHLRCDFKVLLLTYKILHGQAPAYLADCIVPYVPARNLRSKNSGLLVIPRAQKKSAGYRAFSIRAPILWNALPVKVRDATSVEAFKSHLKTH